One genomic region from Mesorhizobium terrae encodes:
- a CDS encoding winged helix-turn-helix transcriptional regulator, which translates to MKKVSFADMRCSLARSLEVFGDWWSPLIVRDVFLGVSRFDDIAVDLGISRNLLTRRLRHLAEGGILQRVAYQSRPARFEYRLTKAGEELVPIIVALTSWGDRWVQPREGQPMRFVHKTCGNPLEPEITCATCGGKVEAGDVLALPGPGGAARPGTMVLAKRLAPAPNA; encoded by the coding sequence ATGAAAAAGGTAAGCTTCGCCGACATGCGCTGTTCGCTCGCCCGCTCGCTGGAGGTGTTCGGTGACTGGTGGTCGCCGCTCATCGTCCGCGACGTCTTCCTTGGCGTGTCGCGTTTCGACGATATCGCAGTGGATTTGGGCATTTCGCGCAATCTGCTGACGCGCCGGCTTCGACACCTGGCCGAGGGCGGCATCCTGCAACGCGTGGCGTATCAGAGCCGGCCGGCGCGGTTCGAATACCGCCTCACGAAGGCCGGCGAGGAACTGGTCCCGATCATCGTCGCCCTGACGAGCTGGGGAGACCGCTGGGTGCAACCCAGGGAGGGGCAGCCCATGCGCTTCGTGCACAAGACATGCGGCAACCCGCTGGAACCCGAAATCACCTGCGCCACATGCGGCGGCAAGGTCGAGGCCGGCGACGTGCTGGCCCTTCCCGGCCCCGGCGGGGCCGCCCGGCCCGGCACGATGGTGCTTGCGAAACGCCTCGCGCCGGCGCCAAACGCCTAG
- the purL gene encoding phosphoribosylformylglycinamidine synthase subunit PurL, which yields MTISNTVKITPELIASHGLKPDEYQRILDLVGREPTFTELGIFSAMWNEHCSYKSSKKWLRTLPTKGPRVIQGPGENAGVVDIGDGDVVVFKMESHNHPSFIEPYQGAATGVGGILRDVFTMGARPIAAMNALRFGSPDHPKTRHLVAGVVSGVGGYGNSFGVPTVGGEVNFDARYNGNILVNAFAAGLAKADGIFLSQAKGVGLPVVYLGAKTGRDGVGGATMASAEFDDKIDEKRPTVQVGDPFTEKCLLEACLELMASGAVIAIQDMGAAGLTCSAVEMGAKGDLGIELDLDKVPVREERMSAYEMMLSESQERMLMVLRPEKEEEAEAIFVKWGLDFAIVGKTTDDLRFRILHQGEEVANLPIKELGDQAPEYDRPWVEPAKRAPLAANDIPQADVAAALVKMLGGPDLSSRRWVWEQYDTLIQGNSLQIPGGDAGVVRVDGHASKALAFSSDVTPRYCEADPYEGGKQAVAECWRNLTATGSLPLAATDNLNFGNPERPEIMGQFAKAVTGIGDACRALDFPIVSGNVSLYNETNGQGILPTPTIGGVGLIDDWSKMARLGFASEGEVILLVGGPAGWGSHLAQSIYMRDIHGRSDGPPPPVDLAHEKKVGDFVRKLIHSGATTAVHDLSDGGLAVALAEMAMASGIGATVPGLSGADPIPVFFGEDQSRYLVTVKFGGQSQELQALWNEAKALGIFAPWIGTTGGSELKLGSARAISIKDLKTAHESWFPAFMEA from the coding sequence ATGACCATCTCCAACACCGTGAAAATCACACCCGAGCTGATCGCATCGCACGGGCTGAAGCCCGACGAATACCAGCGTATCCTGGATCTGGTCGGGCGTGAGCCGACCTTCACCGAACTTGGCATCTTCTCGGCGATGTGGAACGAGCACTGCTCGTACAAATCCTCCAAGAAATGGCTGCGCACGCTGCCCACCAAGGGCCCGCGCGTCATCCAGGGTCCGGGCGAGAACGCCGGCGTGGTCGACATCGGCGACGGCGACGTCGTCGTCTTCAAGATGGAGAGCCACAACCACCCCTCCTTCATCGAGCCCTATCAGGGCGCTGCGACCGGGGTCGGCGGCATCCTGCGCGACGTCTTCACCATGGGCGCCAGGCCGATCGCGGCCATGAACGCGCTGCGTTTCGGTTCGCCCGATCATCCGAAAACCCGCCATCTGGTGGCCGGCGTGGTCAGCGGCGTCGGCGGCTACGGCAATTCCTTCGGCGTGCCGACGGTTGGCGGCGAGGTCAATTTCGACGCGCGCTACAATGGCAACATCCTGGTCAACGCCTTCGCCGCCGGCCTCGCCAAGGCCGATGGCATCTTCCTGTCGCAGGCCAAGGGTGTCGGCCTGCCCGTCGTCTATCTCGGCGCCAAGACCGGCCGCGACGGCGTCGGCGGCGCCACAATGGCGTCGGCTGAGTTCGACGACAAGATCGACGAGAAGCGCCCGACCGTGCAGGTGGGCGACCCCTTCACCGAAAAGTGCCTGCTCGAAGCCTGCCTCGAACTGATGGCGTCGGGCGCTGTCATCGCCATCCAGGACATGGGCGCCGCCGGCCTCACCTGTTCGGCCGTCGAGATGGGCGCCAAGGGCGACCTCGGCATCGAGCTCGACCTCGACAAGGTGCCGGTGCGCGAAGAGCGCATGTCAGCCTATGAGATGATGTTGTCGGAGAGCCAGGAGCGCATGCTGATGGTGCTGCGCCCCGAAAAGGAAGAAGAAGCCGAGGCGATCTTCGTCAAATGGGGGCTCGACTTCGCCATCGTCGGCAAGACCACCGACGATCTACGCTTCCGCATCCTGCATCAGGGCGAGGAAGTCGCCAACCTGCCGATCAAGGAACTCGGCGACCAGGCACCCGAATATGACCGCCCCTGGGTGGAGCCGGCCAAGCGCGCACCGCTGGCGGCGAACGACATTCCGCAGGCGGATGTGGCCGCAGCACTTGTGAAGATGCTCGGCGGGCCCGACCTGTCGTCGCGCCGCTGGGTGTGGGAACAATACGACACGCTGATCCAGGGCAATTCGCTGCAGATTCCGGGCGGCGACGCCGGTGTCGTGCGCGTCGACGGCCATGCCAGCAAGGCGCTCGCCTTCTCCTCCGACGTGACGCCGCGCTATTGCGAGGCCGACCCTTACGAAGGCGGCAAGCAGGCGGTGGCCGAATGCTGGCGCAATCTCACCGCGACCGGCTCGCTGCCGTTGGCTGCCACCGACAACCTCAATTTCGGCAATCCCGAGCGGCCCGAGATCATGGGCCAGTTCGCCAAGGCGGTGACCGGCATCGGCGATGCCTGCCGCGCGCTCGACTTCCCGATCGTGTCGGGCAACGTCTCGCTCTACAACGAAACCAACGGCCAGGGCATCCTGCCGACGCCGACCATTGGCGGCGTCGGCCTGATCGACGACTGGTCGAAGATGGCCAGGCTCGGCTTTGCCAGCGAAGGCGAAGTCATCCTGCTCGTCGGCGGTCCCGCCGGCTGGGGCAGCCACCTCGCCCAGTCGATCTATATGCGCGACATCCATGGCCGCAGCGACGGTCCGCCGCCGCCGGTCGATCTCGCTCACGAGAAAAAGGTCGGCGATTTCGTGCGCAAGCTGATCCACAGCGGCGCCACCACCGCCGTACACGACCTCTCCGACGGCGGCCTCGCCGTGGCGCTGGCCGAAATGGCGATGGCATCCGGCATCGGCGCAACCGTGCCGGGCTTGAGCGGCGCCGACCCGATCCCGGTGTTCTTCGGCGAGGATCAGAGCCGCTATCTGGTGACGGTGAAGTTCGGCGGTCAGTCGCAGGAATTGCAGGCGCTGTGGAACGAAGCCAAGGCGCTCGGCATCTTCGCGCCGTGGATCGGCACCACCGGCGGCAGCGAATTGAAACTCGGGTCGGCACGCGCCATATCAATCAAGGACTTGAAAACGGCGCACGAATCCTGGTTTCCTGCCTTCATGGAAGCCTGA
- a CDS encoding HpcH/HpaI aldolase family protein has product MSLKARLEADETLCTAWSGVPDALTVEIVARQGFDAVTLDMQHGGHNEDSVLRSIVPIQAVNKPALVRIPVGRFDMASRALDFGAEAVIAPMVNSVADARAFAAAMKYPPLGERSWGPTYALPRHGKGTQADWLKESNQRTLAFAMVETRAALAALDGILETPGIDGIFVGPSDFSIAWSNGAKVDSTLEDMMETIASIAERTRKAGKHAAIYVIDPAISGRVVKMGYRLLAMGSEQALIGLGTKTLLASVKESIG; this is encoded by the coding sequence ATGTCCCTGAAAGCACGTCTCGAAGCCGATGAAACGCTGTGCACGGCATGGTCGGGCGTGCCGGACGCGCTGACGGTGGAGATCGTTGCCCGGCAGGGTTTCGACGCTGTGACGCTGGACATGCAGCATGGCGGCCACAATGAGGACAGCGTGCTGCGCTCGATCGTACCGATCCAGGCGGTCAACAAACCGGCGCTGGTTCGCATTCCGGTCGGCCGCTTCGACATGGCCAGCCGCGCGCTTGATTTTGGCGCCGAGGCGGTGATCGCGCCAATGGTGAATTCGGTGGCCGACGCCAGGGCTTTTGCCGCGGCGATGAAATATCCGCCGCTCGGCGAACGCTCCTGGGGCCCGACCTACGCCTTGCCGCGCCACGGCAAGGGCACGCAGGCCGACTGGCTGAAGGAGAGCAACCAGCGCACGCTGGCCTTCGCCATGGTCGAGACGCGCGCCGCGCTGGCCGCGCTCGACGGCATCCTGGAAACACCCGGCATCGATGGCATCTTCGTCGGCCCGTCCGATTTCTCCATCGCCTGGAGCAACGGCGCCAAGGTCGATTCGACGCTGGAAGACATGATGGAGACCATCGCCTCGATCGCCGAACGCACCCGCAAGGCGGGCAAGCACGCCGCGATCTATGTCATCGATCCGGCCATTTCAGGCCGCGTTGTCAAGATGGGCTACCGGCTGCTGGCCATGGGCTCAGAACAGGCGCTGATCGGGCTCGGCACCAAGACGCTGCTGGCGAGCGTGAAGGAATCGATCGGTTAG
- a CDS encoding DUF1127 domain-containing protein, with amino-acid sequence MMASAIETIHRNRSASAGFGKQPSGLSGFVRRIVVVIVTASNRLADALERRRSRLQLLEMTDDQLKDIGISRADAHREGLRPFFD; translated from the coding sequence ATGATGGCAAGTGCAATCGAGACAATTCATCGGAACCGGTCGGCTTCGGCGGGCTTTGGCAAGCAGCCTTCCGGCCTGTCGGGCTTCGTGCGCCGCATTGTTGTGGTGATTGTCACCGCGAGCAATCGACTTGCGGATGCGCTGGAGCGCCGTCGCAGCCGCCTTCAGCTGCTCGAGATGACCGACGACCAGCTCAAGGATATCGGCATCTCCCGCGCCGACGCCCATCGCGAAGGACTGCGCCCCTTTTTCGACTGA
- the purS gene encoding phosphoribosylformylglycinamidine synthase subunit PurS, which yields MMKARVTVTLKNGVLDPQGKAIEHALGGLGFGGVGSVRQGKVFDIEIDGTDKTKAQAELKAMCDKLLANTVIENYAVEIA from the coding sequence ATGATGAAAGCCCGCGTTACCGTAACCCTGAAGAATGGCGTGCTCGACCCCCAGGGCAAGGCGATCGAACATGCGCTCGGCGGCCTCGGCTTCGGTGGCGTAGGTTCCGTTCGCCAGGGCAAGGTGTTCGACATCGAGATCGACGGCACCGACAAAACCAAGGCTCAAGCAGAGCTCAAGGCCATGTGTGACAAGCTCCTGGCCAACACGGTGATCGAAAACTACGCGGTGGAGATCGCCTGA
- a CDS encoding BolA/IbaG family iron-sulfur metabolism protein translates to MAMDAHDIERLIKEGIPDARVTIRDLAGDGDHYAAEVVAESFRGKSRVQQHQMVYDALKGNMGGVLHALALQTSIPD, encoded by the coding sequence ATGGCGATGGACGCACACGACATCGAACGGCTGATCAAGGAAGGCATTCCGGACGCCCGGGTGACCATTCGCGATCTCGCCGGCGACGGCGACCACTATGCAGCCGAGGTCGTGGCGGAAAGCTTCCGCGGCAAGAGCCGGGTGCAGCAGCACCAGATGGTCTATGACGCGCTGAAGGGCAATATGGGCGGCGTTTTGCACGCGCTGGCCCTGCAGACCAGCATACCGGACTGA
- a CDS encoding phosphodiester glycosidase family protein — MMRRVLFGGLAALLAGALAAAWFVSLPRPSGLEISPTAQPATAPQPGLSPAPAPASPSPSQVPSTPPQVPPAPPLPPGGQAPTAPDNQAPNGEAPAALPPAPATPSEAAPIAPAALPEPCRDQTFETVAYVVCEIDLRRYAVTLQRADAGGVPYASVRKFTQAMRAAGTPALLAMNAGMYHKDLTPVGLFVAAGREEAPLNRDDADGNFFLKPNGVFYVDTDGKAGVLETGAYAATKPSVAYATQSGPMLVIDGALHPRFEPNGSSRYIRNGVGVRDPDTIVLVISRGEVSLGSFARLFRDALGCRNALFFDGAISTLSNGTDTIVGASFPAGPILAVRMKENGR, encoded by the coding sequence ATGATGCGCCGGGTCCTGTTCGGCGGGCTGGCGGCGCTTTTGGCCGGTGCCCTGGCTGCCGCATGGTTTGTCTCGCTGCCGCGCCCGTCTGGCTTGGAGATTTCACCTACAGCCCAACCCGCTACCGCGCCTCAACCCGGCCTGTCGCCGGCTCCCGCACCGGCGTCGCCATCGCCATCGCAGGTGCCATCCACGCCGCCGCAGGTGCCGCCGGCACCTCCGTTGCCGCCGGGTGGCCAAGCGCCGACCGCGCCGGACAATCAGGCGCCGAACGGGGAGGCGCCCGCCGCGCTCCCACCGGCGCCGGCGACGCCAAGCGAAGCGGCGCCCATCGCGCCGGCCGCATTGCCGGAGCCCTGTCGCGACCAGACCTTCGAGACGGTCGCCTATGTCGTATGCGAGATCGATCTTCGCCGCTACGCGGTGACGTTGCAGCGGGCGGACGCCGGCGGTGTGCCTTACGCCTCGGTGCGAAAATTCACGCAGGCCATGCGCGCCGCCGGCACGCCGGCGCTGCTCGCCATGAATGCCGGCATGTACCACAAGGATTTGACGCCGGTCGGCCTGTTCGTGGCGGCGGGCCGCGAGGAAGCGCCGCTCAACCGCGACGACGCCGACGGAAATTTTTTCCTGAAACCCAATGGCGTCTTTTATGTCGACACCGACGGCAAGGCGGGCGTGTTGGAAACCGGCGCCTATGCCGCGACAAAACCCTCGGTGGCCTATGCCACGCAATCCGGCCCGATGCTGGTCATCGACGGCGCCCTGCATCCGCGCTTCGAGCCGAATGGCTCCTCCCGCTACATCCGCAACGGGGTCGGCGTCCGTGATCCCGATACGATCGTGCTGGTCATCTCGCGCGGCGAGGTCAGCCTCGGCAGCTTCGCCCGGCTGTTCCGCGACGCACTCGGCTGCAGGAACGCGCTGTTCTTCGACGGCGCCATCTCGACGCTTTCCAACGGCACCGACACGATCGTCGGCGCCTCGTTCCCGGCGGGGCCGATCCTGGCGGTGCGAATGAAGGAGAATGGGCGCTAG
- a CDS encoding nuclear transport factor 2 family protein: MIELKAIGSIIEWRRAMYHAIVRARIRSLFESVNKGDAGPVLAAFAPRFEHRFLGEGHALSGVRTSLSATRLWYERLYRLLPDLHFDLDGIAVSGPPWNTLAIVDWLETNSGTDGVRTHNRGIHAVRLAWGRMTSLHICPDTAGLVATLDRLAAAGNSEAHAPPITG, from the coding sequence TTGATTGAACTCAAGGCGATAGGTTCAATCATTGAATGGAGGCGTGCCATGTATCATGCGATCGTTCGTGCCCGCATTCGCTCCCTGTTCGAGAGCGTCAACAAGGGCGATGCCGGCCCGGTGCTTGCGGCTTTCGCGCCGCGTTTCGAACATCGCTTCCTGGGCGAGGGGCATGCGCTTTCCGGGGTCCGCACCTCCTTGTCCGCAACGAGGCTATGGTATGAGCGCCTTTATCGCCTGCTGCCGGATTTGCATTTCGACCTGGACGGGATCGCCGTCAGCGGACCGCCCTGGAATACGCTCGCCATTGTCGATTGGTTGGAAACCAACAGCGGCACCGACGGAGTGCGCACCCACAATCGCGGCATTCACGCCGTGCGCCTGGCCTGGGGCAGGATGACCTCGCTTCACATTTGCCCGGACACGGCCGGGCTGGTGGCGACGCTGGATCGCCTGGCTGCCGCGGGCAACAGTGAGGCGCACGCGCCGCCGATCACGGGCTGA
- a CDS encoding RBBP9/YdeN family alpha/beta hydrolase, translating to MKVKDTDILIVPGYTNSGPDHWQSRWEAKLSTARRVEQAEWSKPVREDWTARVAEAVNEATKPVVLVAHSLGVATAIQALPLCDKPIAGGFFVAPPDVANPKIRPKHLMTFGPYPRDPLPFPSMVIASRNDPFCDFDVAEDLAGAWGSLFIDAGDTGHLNSESGHGPWPEGSMTFAHFLSRL from the coding sequence ATGAAAGTAAAGGACACCGATATCCTCATCGTGCCGGGTTACACCAATTCGGGGCCCGATCATTGGCAGAGCCGCTGGGAGGCGAAACTGTCGACCGCGCGCCGTGTCGAGCAAGCGGAGTGGTCGAAGCCGGTACGCGAGGACTGGACGGCCCGCGTTGCCGAAGCCGTCAACGAGGCGACCAAGCCGGTGGTGCTGGTGGCGCATTCGCTGGGCGTGGCAACCGCCATCCAGGCGCTTCCCTTGTGCGACAAGCCGATCGCCGGCGGCTTCTTCGTCGCCCCGCCGGATGTCGCCAATCCGAAAATCAGGCCAAAGCACCTGATGACCTTCGGCCCCTATCCGCGCGACCCGCTGCCCTTCCCCTCAATGGTCATCGCCAGCCGCAACGACCCGTTCTGCGACTTCGACGTGGCCGAAGACCTTGCCGGCGCTTGGGGATCGCTGTTCATCGATGCCGGCGACACGGGCCACCTCAACTCCGAATCCGGCCACGGCCCCTGGCCGGAAGGCTCGATGACCTTCGCGCATTTCCTGTCGCGGTTGTGA
- the purC gene encoding phosphoribosylaminoimidazolesuccinocarboxamide synthase, translated as MKSRRRIYEGKAKILYEGPEPGTLIQFFKDDATAFNKKKHEVVDGKGVLNNRISEHIFNHLNRMGIPTHFIRRLNMREQLIKEVEIIPLEVVVRNVAAGSLAKRLGIEEGTVLPRSIIEFYYKADALDDPMVSEEHITAFGWASPQEIDDIMALAIRVNDFLSGLFLGVGIQLVDFKIECGRLFEGDMMRIVVADEISPDSCRLWDVATQDKLDKDRFRRDMGGLVEAYQEVARRLGIMNENEPQRTGPVLVASTEPPKGSKPH; from the coding sequence ATGAAGTCACGCCGCCGCATTTACGAAGGCAAGGCCAAGATCCTCTATGAAGGACCTGAGCCGGGAACACTGATCCAGTTCTTCAAGGACGACGCTACCGCGTTCAACAAGAAGAAACATGAAGTGGTCGACGGCAAGGGCGTGCTCAACAACCGCATTTCCGAGCACATCTTCAACCATCTGAACCGGATGGGCATCCCGACCCACTTCATTCGCCGCCTCAACATGCGCGAGCAGCTGATCAAGGAAGTCGAGATCATCCCGCTCGAAGTCGTGGTGCGCAATGTCGCCGCCGGCTCGCTGGCCAAGCGCCTGGGCATCGAGGAAGGCACCGTGCTGCCGCGCTCGATCATCGAATTCTACTACAAGGCCGACGCGCTCGACGATCCGATGGTTTCGGAAGAGCACATCACCGCCTTTGGCTGGGCAAGCCCGCAGGAAATCGATGACATCATGGCACTGGCCATCCGCGTCAACGACTTCCTCTCCGGCCTGTTCCTCGGCGTCGGCATCCAGCTCGTCGATTTCAAGATCGAGTGCGGCCGTCTGTTCGAAGGCGACATGATGCGCATCGTCGTCGCCGACGAGATTTCGCCCGATTCGTGCCGGCTGTGGGACGTCGCCACCCAGGACAAGCTCGACAAGGACCGTTTCCGCCGCGACATGGGCGGGCTGGTCGAAGCTTACCAGGAAGTGGCGCGCCGCCTCGGCATCATGAACGAGAACGAGCCGCAGCGGACCGGCCCGGTGCTGGTCGCCTCGACCGAGCCGCCGAAAGGCTCGAAGCCGCATTAA
- a CDS encoding DUF1476 domain-containing protein gives MSSMKDREEGFERKFAHDEELRFKANARRNRALGIWAAGKLGKSGADAEAYAKEVVVSDIEEAGDHDVFRKIRKDFDAAGVEQSDHQIRRTMDELMAEAIAQINNT, from the coding sequence ATGAGCAGCATGAAGGATCGCGAAGAAGGTTTCGAGCGCAAGTTCGCGCATGACGAGGAACTGCGCTTCAAGGCCAATGCGCGGCGCAACCGGGCGCTCGGCATTTGGGCCGCCGGGAAGCTGGGCAAAAGCGGCGCCGACGCCGAGGCCTATGCCAAGGAAGTGGTGGTTTCAGACATCGAGGAAGCCGGCGATCACGATGTCTTCCGCAAGATCCGCAAGGATTTCGACGCCGCCGGCGTCGAGCAGTCCGACCATCAGATTCGCCGCACCATGGACGAGCTGATGGCCGAGGCCATCGCCCAGATCAACAACACCTGA
- the purQ gene encoding phosphoribosylformylglycinamidine synthase subunit PurQ translates to MKTAVVLLPGLNRDRDMIAALTKISGTAPATVWQTDTEIPDVDLIAIPGGFSFGDYLRCGAIAARSPVMRAVAEKAAKGVMVVGVCNGFQILVEAGLLPGALMRNASLKFVCREVKLQVANANTAFTRGYQPNQIIRCPVAHHDGNYFADAETLARIEGEGRVVFRYADGTNPNGSINDIAGIISTKGNVLGLMPHPENLIEAAHGGNDGRALFEGALGIAA, encoded by the coding sequence GTGAAAACCGCCGTCGTCCTCCTGCCCGGCCTCAATCGCGATCGCGACATGATCGCGGCGTTGACCAAGATTTCCGGCACCGCGCCCGCCACCGTCTGGCAGACCGATACGGAAATCCCCGATGTCGACCTGATCGCCATTCCCGGCGGCTTCTCCTTCGGCGACTATCTGCGCTGCGGGGCGATCGCGGCGCGTTCGCCAGTGATGCGGGCGGTGGCCGAGAAGGCCGCCAAGGGCGTCATGGTGGTGGGCGTGTGCAACGGCTTCCAGATCCTGGTCGAAGCGGGCCTCCTGCCCGGTGCCTTGATGCGTAACGCCTCGCTGAAATTCGTCTGCCGCGAAGTGAAGCTCCAGGTCGCCAACGCCAACACCGCCTTTACCCGGGGCTACCAGCCGAACCAGATCATCCGCTGCCCGGTCGCACATCACGACGGCAACTATTTCGCCGACGCAGAGACGCTTGCGCGCATCGAGGGCGAAGGCCGGGTCGTGTTCCGCTATGCCGACGGCACCAATCCGAACGGCTCGATCAACGACATCGCCGGCATCATTTCGACCAAGGGCAATGTGCTTGGCCTGATGCCGCATCCCGAAAACCTGATCGAGGCGGCGCATGGCGGCAATGATGGCCGCGCTTTGTTCGAAGGCGCGCTCGGCATCGCCGCCTGA
- a CDS encoding Pr6Pr family membrane protein, whose translation MARFLQIVGLAAGLIGLVLQFLITIPAAMAAGRGFVGAIVFYFSFFTILTNIAVVLVHVSLLTPTGYAWAPGFASPRLRAGVAVAICVVTIVYAVVLAPLWQPHGLFLLCNVLLHYVAPALFVLWWLTAGAEGTSRWEDIPVWLIYPVLYVVYALTRAHFTGEAPYPFLDVRMTGIFGVVLGTLGVAALFVALGVAAAFLDRTIGRRRAPAPRRR comes from the coding sequence ATGGCACGGTTTCTGCAAATCGTCGGACTGGCAGCGGGGCTCATCGGCCTCGTCCTGCAATTCCTCATCACCATTCCCGCCGCGATGGCGGCGGGGCGCGGCTTTGTCGGCGCAATCGTCTTCTATTTCAGCTTCTTCACCATCCTGACCAACATCGCAGTGGTGCTGGTGCATGTCTCGCTGCTGACGCCCACCGGCTACGCCTGGGCGCCGGGCTTCGCCTCGCCTCGGCTGCGCGCCGGCGTGGCGGTCGCCATCTGCGTCGTCACCATCGTCTATGCGGTCGTGCTGGCGCCACTGTGGCAGCCGCACGGCCTGTTCCTGCTTTGCAACGTGCTTCTGCACTATGTGGCGCCGGCGCTGTTCGTGCTGTGGTGGCTGACCGCGGGCGCCGAAGGCACCTCGCGCTGGGAGGATATTCCGGTCTGGCTGATCTACCCGGTCCTGTACGTTGTCTATGCGCTGACGCGCGCGCATTTCACCGGCGAGGCGCCCTATCCGTTCCTCGATGTGCGTATGACCGGCATTTTTGGCGTTGTCTTGGGCACGCTCGGCGTCGCTGCTCTGTTTGTCGCGCTTGGGGTCGCCGCCGCCTTCCTCGACCGAACCATCGGCCGCCGCCGAGCTCCGGCCCCGCGGCGACGGTAA
- a CDS encoding PLP-dependent aminotransferase family protein — MTTWLPDLSTGTGPLYQRLADRIEADIDRGVLGAGVKLPPQRDLAYDIGATVGTVGRAYQLLRERGLVSGEVGRGTYVLKRHSDGAPADAITLSSYAESTKLTEPPSGKLRFDTTAAPDTGQGVAIADLLTKTAQEHPYEIASYTRDFPQRWYEAGSLWLARNNFRPAPDTIVPTLGTHPAVMAAIAALTVPGDSIAFEHLTYSQISRSAGLVGRRVVLVDSDSGGLDPQDFERVCAQKHPKMLFLMPTVQNPTLVTIDTDRRREIARIAREYNVLLIEDDLYGGLTNDPTPLLAELAPERTIVAGGLSKSVAAGVRGGWLSCPPAYRHRIQVAHKMLTGGMPFLLAEVGAQLVLSGQAHDIRNKSIGEINARIAIVREKLAGFTFKAHDNVPFVWLTLPDPWLSGTFKKASFENDLLLDDEDEFKAGRSEQVLHGARFGISAPGQRAEVARGVEIIRRLLEEGRVGYDSFG; from the coding sequence ATGACAACTTGGCTCCCCGACCTTTCGACCGGCACCGGCCCGCTTTACCAGCGCCTGGCCGACCGCATCGAAGCGGACATCGATCGCGGTGTGCTCGGCGCCGGCGTCAAGCTGCCGCCGCAGCGCGACCTCGCCTATGACATCGGCGCGACCGTCGGCACCGTCGGCCGCGCCTACCAATTGCTGCGCGAGCGAGGACTGGTCAGCGGCGAGGTCGGCCGCGGCACCTATGTGCTGAAGCGCCATTCCGACGGCGCGCCGGCGGATGCGATAACGCTCTCGTCCTACGCCGAGAGCACGAAGCTGACCGAACCGCCGTCCGGCAAGCTGCGTTTCGACACCACTGCCGCGCCAGACACCGGCCAGGGCGTCGCCATCGCCGATCTGTTGACGAAGACGGCGCAGGAACACCCCTACGAAATCGCCAGCTATACGCGCGACTTCCCCCAGCGCTGGTACGAAGCCGGCAGCCTTTGGCTCGCCCGCAATAACTTTCGCCCCGCGCCCGACACCATCGTGCCGACGCTGGGCACCCACCCGGCGGTGATGGCCGCCATTGCCGCGCTCACCGTGCCGGGCGACAGCATCGCCTTCGAACATCTCACCTATTCGCAGATTTCACGCAGCGCCGGGCTGGTCGGCCGGCGTGTTGTGTTGGTCGATTCCGATTCCGGCGGCCTCGACCCGCAGGATTTCGAACGGGTCTGCGCGCAGAAGCATCCAAAGATGCTGTTTCTGATGCCGACGGTGCAAAACCCGACGCTGGTGACGATCGACACCGACCGCCGGCGCGAGATCGCCCGCATCGCGCGCGAATACAATGTGCTCCTGATCGAGGACGATCTTTACGGCGGCCTCACCAACGATCCGACCCCGCTTCTGGCCGAACTGGCGCCGGAACGCACCATCGTTGCCGGCGGCCTGTCGAAATCGGTGGCAGCGGGCGTGCGCGGCGGCTGGCTGTCGTGCCCGCCGGCCTACCGGCACCGCATCCAGGTGGCGCACAAGATGTTGACCGGCGGCATGCCCTTCCTGCTTGCCGAGGTCGGCGCGCAACTGGTGCTGTCGGGCCAGGCGCACGACATCCGCAACAAGAGCATCGGCGAGATCAACGCCCGCATCGCCATCGTGCGCGAGAAGCTCGCCGGCTTCACCTTCAAGGCACACGACAACGTGCCCTTCGTCTGGCTCACCCTGCCCGATCCCTGGCTCTCCGGCACGTTCAAGAAGGCCTCGTTCGAAAACGACCTGCTGCTCGACGACGAGGACGAGTTCAAGGCCGGCCGCTCCGAACAGGTGCTTCACGGCGCACGCTTCGGCATTTCGGCTCCGGGCCAGCGCGCCGAAGTCGCGCGCGGCGTGGAAATCATCCGCAGGCTTCTGGAAGAAGGCCGCGTCGGCTACGATTCCTTCGGCTGA